A genomic region of Leptolyngbya sp. NIES-2104 contains the following coding sequences:
- a CDS encoding glycosyltransferase family 2 protein, which translates to MVTPKPLVSAIICTHNRDRYLGLAIDSLLAQDFADFEIIIVDNASTDQTRSVVESRLKDERLRYIYESELGLSVARNTGAKLAYGEILAYLDDDAIASPHWLKTIYNAYRGNPRLAIAGGKVTLIWTDGITAPEWLSDGLAGNLGAYDLGDTVVKIDRPGLTPRGLNYSIRKSFLDQIGGFDPNLGRVGKNLLSNEELHMTNLALQTDWEVAYLPTAHVAHHVAPERVKRQWFLDRGWWQGISECYREQIAGEAGFGQFRRGGERLIRGLYKSIKLAADPAQRFENLVYSYGQIGYLIKALQGMVSLKRS; encoded by the coding sequence ATGGTCACGCCGAAACCGCTTGTCTCCGCTATTATCTGCACCCACAATCGCGATCGCTATCTCGGTTTAGCGATCGATAGTCTCCTCGCCCAAGACTTCGCCGATTTTGAAATCATCATCGTAGACAACGCCTCAACCGATCAAACTCGCTCAGTCGTTGAATCCCGCCTCAAAGATGAACGACTCCGCTACATTTACGAGTCAGAACTCGGTTTATCGGTGGCACGAAATACAGGAGCAAAACTTGCTTACGGTGAAATCTTGGCGTACTTAGATGATGATGCGATCGCGTCTCCTCACTGGCTCAAAACAATTTACAACGCCTATCGAGGAAATCCGAGGCTTGCGATCGCAGGCGGTAAAGTCACTCTCATTTGGACAGACGGAATCACAGCCCCCGAATGGCTCTCTGATGGACTCGCTGGAAATCTAGGTGCTTATGATTTGGGAGATACGGTTGTGAAAATCGATCGTCCCGGATTGACCCCACGCGGCTTAAATTACTCGATTCGTAAATCCTTCCTCGATCAGATCGGCGGATTCGATCCCAATCTCGGTCGAGTCGGCAAGAATTTGCTTTCAAACGAAGAACTTCATATGACCAATCTGGCGCTTCAAACAGATTGGGAAGTCGCCTATCTGCCCACTGCCCACGTCGCGCATCATGTCGCACCGGAACGGGTAAAACGCCAGTGGTTTCTCGATCGTGGTTGGTGGCAAGGAATTAGTGAATGCTATCGAGAACAAATCGCCGGAGAAGCCGGATTCGGACAATTTCGACGCGGCGGAGAACGCTTAATCCGAGGACTGTATAAATCGATCAAGCTTGCCGCTGATCCCGCTCAACGGTTTGAAAATCTCGTTTACAGCTATGGACAAATTGGTTATTTGATCAAAGCGTTACAGGGAATGGTTTCGCTGAAGCGATCGTAA
- a CDS encoding NAD(P)H-quinone oxidoreductase subunit 4 has product MVSTSFPWLTTLILLPFAASLLIPLIPDKQGKTVRWYGLGVGLADLVLSIYTFWKHYDFQNPDFQLTESYSWIPQLGINWSLAVDGISMPLVVLAALVTTLSMLAGWKVTNKPRLFFFLMLVMYAAQIGVFCAQDMIQFFLLWEVELVPVYILVAIWGGPKRLYAATKFILYTALASIFILVGALAMAFYGDNFTFNMQELGLKDYSLSFELLVYAGLLIAYGVKLPIFPLHTWLPDAHGEASAPVSMILAGVLLKMGGYALIRMNMEMLPHAHVYFAPVLAILGIVNIIYGALASFAQRNLKRRMAYSSISHMGFVLLGIASFTEIGMSGAVLQMVSHGLIAAALFFLAGVTYDRTHTLNMDDMGGLAKKMPSTFALFTICSMASLALPGMSGFVGELAIFLGFTTSDAYTSVFKTVIVLLSAVGLIVTPIYLLSMLREMFYGKEGKAVEKEVFLDANPRELFITAALIIPIVAIGLYPKLITQTYDVKTVQVAQNARNAVPVIAQQMVAFPGLAAPQISAPEPELLGMLK; this is encoded by the coding sequence ATGGTGAGTACTTCTTTTCCTTGGTTAACGACGCTAATTCTGCTGCCCTTTGCAGCGTCCCTTCTAATCCCGCTCATCCCTGATAAACAAGGGAAAACGGTACGCTGGTACGGATTAGGAGTCGGTTTGGCGGATCTCGTTCTCTCGATTTATACGTTTTGGAAACACTACGACTTCCAGAACCCAGATTTTCAGTTGACCGAAAGCTATTCTTGGATTCCGCAACTGGGTATTAACTGGTCGCTTGCAGTCGATGGAATTTCGATGCCGCTGGTGGTTCTCGCCGCTCTGGTGACAACCCTCTCAATGCTGGCAGGCTGGAAAGTCACGAACAAACCGCGTCTATTCTTCTTCTTGATGCTCGTCATGTACGCAGCTCAAATCGGAGTCTTCTGCGCCCAAGACATGATTCAGTTCTTCCTACTGTGGGAAGTCGAACTGGTTCCGGTCTATATCTTGGTCGCAATCTGGGGCGGACCAAAACGCCTCTATGCCGCAACAAAGTTCATTCTTTACACTGCACTCGCTTCGATCTTCATCTTGGTTGGGGCGTTGGCGATGGCATTCTACGGTGACAACTTCACCTTCAACATGCAGGAGCTAGGACTGAAAGACTACTCACTGTCCTTTGAATTGCTGGTTTATGCAGGTCTGCTGATTGCTTACGGTGTCAAACTCCCGATTTTCCCGCTGCACACCTGGTTACCTGATGCTCACGGTGAAGCTTCCGCTCCGGTTTCGATGATTCTGGCAGGTGTGTTGCTAAAAATGGGTGGTTACGCGCTGATTCGCATGAACATGGAAATGCTACCTCATGCTCATGTGTACTTTGCTCCAGTTCTCGCAATCCTCGGAATCGTCAACATCATCTACGGTGCATTAGCTTCTTTTGCTCAACGTAACCTGAAGCGTCGGATGGCTTACTCGTCGATTTCGCACATGGGCTTCGTGTTGCTCGGTATCGCTTCCTTCACCGAAATCGGAATGAGCGGTGCGGTTCTGCAAATGGTGTCTCACGGTTTGATTGCAGCAGCGCTCTTCTTCTTAGCGGGTGTCACCTACGATCGTACTCATACGCTGAACATGGATGACATGGGCGGCTTGGCAAAGAAAATGCCTTCGACCTTTGCACTGTTCACGATTTGTTCGATGGCATCGCTGGCACTTCCTGGAATGAGCGGCTTTGTCGGTGAATTGGCAATCTTCCTCGGTTTCACCACGAGCGACGCTTACACTTCGGTTTTCAAAACCGTCATTGTCTTACTCTCTGCGGTTGGTTTGATTGTCACCCCGATTTACTTACTCTCGATGCTGCGTGAAATGTTCTACGGCAAAGAAGGTAAAGCGGTTGAAAAAGAAGTCTTCCTTGATGCAAATCCCAGAGAATTGTTCATCACGGCAGCTTTGATTATCCCGATCGTTGCAATCGGTCTCTATCCTAAACTGATTACCCAAACTTACGATGTGAAAACCGTTCAAGTCGCGCAAAATGCTCGAAACGCGGTTCCAGTGATCGCTCAACAAATGGTGGCTTTCCCTGGTTTAGCGGCTCCTCAAATTTCCGCTCCTGAACCTGAATTGCTGGGAATGCTGAAGTAG